The following coding sequences are from one Melanotaenia boesemani isolate fMelBoe1 chromosome 19, fMelBoe1.pri, whole genome shotgun sequence window:
- the smad7 gene encoding mothers against decapentaplegic homolog 7 isoform X1: MFRTKRSGLVRRLWRSRAPVEGDGETDRGTHGSGGCCMGKATKVAKSNAGSDAELKALTHSVLKKIKEKQLEVLLQAVESKGGARSPCLLLPSKLDAKVGQQSYSLPMLLYKVFRWPDLRHSSELKRLSCCESYGKMNPELVCCNPHHMSRLCELESPPPPYSRYPMDYLKPPDSPDSGPSSSNTGGTTYSAPVGLSDSLALQESGERAHWCVVAYWEEKTRVGRLYSVQEPSLDIFYDLPQGNGFCLGQLCSDNKSQLVQMVRAKIGYGIQLTREPDGVWVYNRSCYPIFIKSATLDNPDSRTLLVHKVFPGFSIKAFDYDKACSLQRPNDHEFTQQPRTGFTVQISFVKGWGQCYTRQFISSCPCWLEIIFNTR, from the exons ATGTTTAGGACCAAACGATCGGGGCTCGTCCGGCGACTCTGGAGGAGCCGTGCGCCCGTGGAGGGCGACGGGGAGACGGATAGAGGGACGCATGGCTCCGGGGGCTGCTGCATGGGCAAAGCGACAAAGGTGGCCAAGTCCAACGCAGGGTCGGATGCTGAATTGAAGGCGTTGACCCACTCGGTACTGAAAAAGATCAAAGAGAAACAATTAGAGGTGCTTTTGCAGGCGGTGGAGTCCAAAGGGGGTGCCCGAAGCCCCTGCTTGCTCCTGCCCAGCAAACTGGACGCCAAAGTGGGTCAACAGTCCTACTCTCTCCCCATGCTGCTCTACAAAGTGTTCAGGTGGCCGGACCTCAGGCATTCCTCGGAGCTGAAGAGGCTGTCTTGCTGTGAATCCTACGGGAAAATGAACCCAGAGCTCGTTTGCTGCAACCCGCACCACATGAGCAGGCTTTGTGAACTTG AGTCTCCTCCGCCTCCATATTCGCGCTATCCCATGGACTATCTTAAACCACCAG ATTCTCCAGACTCTGGACCTTCATCCAGTAATACTGGAGGAACGACGTACTCGGCCCCTGTGGGgctttcag ATTCCCTGGCATTGCAGGAATCAGGTGAGCGGGCCCATTGGTGCGTGGTGGCATACTGGGAGGAGAAAACGCGTGTTGGTCGCCTCTACTCGGTCCAGGAGCCCTCCCTGGACATCTTCTATGATCTACCTCAAGGGAATGGCTTCTGCCTGGGCCAGCTCTGCTCCGACAACAAGTCACAACTGGTGCAGATGGTGCGAGCTAAGATCGGCTATGGCATCCAGCTGACGCGCGAGCCAGACGGGGTGTGGGTCTACAACCGCAGCTGCTACCCCATCTTCATTAAGTCGGCCACACTGGACAACCCGGACTCGCGCACACTGCTGGTGCACAAAGTGTTCCCCGGATTCTCCATCAAAGCTTTTGACTATGACAAGGCCTGCAGCCTGCAGAGGCCGAACGACCATGAGTTCACGCAGCAGCCTCGCACAGGCTTTACGGTGCAGATAAGCTTTGTTAAAGGCTGGGGACAGTGTTACACCAGACAGTTTATCAGTAGTTGCCCGTGTTGGTTGGAAATCATCTTCAACACTCGATAG
- the smad7 gene encoding mothers against decapentaplegic homolog 7 isoform X2, which produces MKGETDGTGGTLKGRRSLETGAWPMLHFFYAQGKLYTDSLALQESGERAHWCVVAYWEEKTRVGRLYSVQEPSLDIFYDLPQGNGFCLGQLCSDNKSQLVQMVRAKIGYGIQLTREPDGVWVYNRSCYPIFIKSATLDNPDSRTLLVHKVFPGFSIKAFDYDKACSLQRPNDHEFTQQPRTGFTVQISFVKGWGQCYTRQFISSCPCWLEIIFNTR; this is translated from the exons ATGAAGGGAGAGACGGACGGCACAGGAGGCACTCTAAAGGGGAGGAGGAGTTTGGAAACTGGAGCATGGCCAATGCTACACTTCTTTTACGCTCAGGGGAAACTTTACACTG ATTCCCTGGCATTGCAGGAATCAGGTGAGCGGGCCCATTGGTGCGTGGTGGCATACTGGGAGGAGAAAACGCGTGTTGGTCGCCTCTACTCGGTCCAGGAGCCCTCCCTGGACATCTTCTATGATCTACCTCAAGGGAATGGCTTCTGCCTGGGCCAGCTCTGCTCCGACAACAAGTCACAACTGGTGCAGATGGTGCGAGCTAAGATCGGCTATGGCATCCAGCTGACGCGCGAGCCAGACGGGGTGTGGGTCTACAACCGCAGCTGCTACCCCATCTTCATTAAGTCGGCCACACTGGACAACCCGGACTCGCGCACACTGCTGGTGCACAAAGTGTTCCCCGGATTCTCCATCAAAGCTTTTGACTATGACAAGGCCTGCAGCCTGCAGAGGCCGAACGACCATGAGTTCACGCAGCAGCCTCGCACAGGCTTTACGGTGCAGATAAGCTTTGTTAAAGGCTGGGGACAGTGTTACACCAGACAGTTTATCAGTAGTTGCCCGTGTTGGTTGGAAATCATCTTCAACACTCGATAG